From one Paenibacillus sp. FSL K6-1330 genomic stretch:
- a CDS encoding Na(+)/H(+) antiporter subunit C, producing MELYMSLAIGIIFAVGIYQILSKSLLRIILGTSLLTHGVHLLLLTMSRLKTGAAPLLGEKASSYVDPVPQALILTSIVISFGVTSFFFVLAYKAYQRLGTDNMEELRGMDDE from the coding sequence ATGGAACTTTATATGTCGCTTGCCATCGGAATTATTTTTGCGGTTGGGATATACCAGATTTTATCCAAAAGCTTGCTGCGGATTATTCTCGGTACTTCACTGTTGACCCATGGCGTTCATCTGCTGCTGCTCACCATGTCGCGGCTGAAGACCGGTGCTGCTCCGCTGCTTGGCGAGAAGGCTTCATCCTACGTTGACCCTGTTCCGCAAGCGTTGATTCTGACATCCATTGTCATCAGCTTTGGCGTCACATCGTTCTTCTTCGTACTGGCGTATAAAGCATATCAACGCTTGGGTACGGACAACATGGAGGAGCTAAGGGGGATGGATGATGAATAA